The following proteins are co-located in the Tripterygium wilfordii isolate XIE 37 chromosome 2, ASM1340144v1, whole genome shotgun sequence genome:
- the LOC120015910 gene encoding BAG family molecular chaperone regulator 4-like isoform X2, which translates to MAPITMKSLSLLNPLLRVLASETGLEPKEQRLLFQGKEKEDDEWLHMVGVMDMSKVMLFEDPASKERKLEEMKRNQGMLNAYESVARVRAEVDKLSKKVVALETTVRGGKKAADKEFIVLTELLMRQLLNLDAIEADGEARVHRRIEVRRVQSFVDTLDNMKARNCNPFGNASSVSVTTKWETFETGFGSPSAAVPQVSSTKTTQDWELFDSPSFHPIDGSVNIQKESL; encoded by the exons ATGGCTCCTATCACCATGAAATCACTGTCCCTGCTCAATCCACTTTTG AGGGTTCTTGCTTCTGAGACTGGTCTGGAGCCCAAGGAGCAAAGGTTGTTGTTCCAAGGCAAGGAGAAGGAAGATGATGAATGGTTGCACATGGTAGGTGTAATGGACATGTCCAAGGTTATGCTTTTCGAGGATCCAGCTAGCAAAGAGAGGAAACTTGAGGAGATGAAGAGAAATCAAGGCATGTTAAATGCCTATGAATCAGTTGCCAGAGTTAGAGCAGAAGTTGATAAGCTCTCCAAGAAG GTTGTTGCCTTGGAAACAACTGTTCGTGGTGGAAAGAAGGCTGCGGACAAGGAATTCATTGTCTTGACAGAGTTGCTTATGAGACAATTACTTAACTTAGATGCAATTGAAGCTGATGGAGAAGCAAGAGTTCATAGGCGGATTGAG GTTCGTCGAGTTCAGAGCTTCGTCGACACACTTGACAATATGAAGGCAAGAAACTGCAACCCTTTCGGCAACGCTAGCTCAGTGTCAGTGACTACTAAATGGGAGACTTTTGAGACAGGATTTGGAAGCCCCAGTGCTGCAGTCCCACAAGTATCTTCAACAAAAACTACTCAGGATTGGGAATTGTTTGATTCACCATCTTTCCACCCAATTGATGGGTCTGTAAATATTCAAAAAGAGAGTCTATGA
- the LOC120015924 gene encoding SAGA-associated factor 11-like isoform X3, with translation MHLQLSSQFFENFLDSMIADVASECHRMAKLGLDRNLEEGEDELRSSVLARAQVADPSNSGKTNNGKDVHDIFGNDNSAAGNEIFKCMKCGKPTAVGKFAPHLENCMGKGRKSRPKTRSSTALQNQNRYSKGEECPDGTTEDS, from the exons ATGCATTTGCAGCTATCATCTcaattttttgagaattttcttgattctatgatTGCTGATGTTGCATCTGAGTGTCACCGGATGGCAAAGTTGGGCCTGGATCGAAATTTGGAGGAAGGGGAAGATGAGTTGAGATCGTCAGTACTAGCCCGAGCTCAGGTTGCTGATCCTAGTAACAGTGGTAAAACGAATAATGGCAAGGATGTGCATGACATATTTGGAAATGATAATTCTGCTGCAGGCAATGAAATATTCAAGTGCATGAAATGTGGAAAACCAACTGCGGTTGGAAAGTTTGCTCCCCATCTGGAGAACTGTATGGGAAAG GGTAGAAAGTCTCGTCCCAAGACAAGGAGTAGCACTGCTCTACAGAATCAGAATCGGTACTCAAAAG GTGAGGAGTGCCCTGATGGCACAACTGAAGATTCTTGA
- the LOC120015924 gene encoding SAGA-associated factor 11-like isoform X1 yields the protein MEKSRSSRKEFGSFRFLPSALMSAPNEDNLSSHSQLSSQFFENFLDSMIADVASECHRMAKLGLDRNLEEGEDELRSSVLARAQVADPSNSGKTNNGKDVHDIFGNDNSAAGNEIFKCMKCGKPTAVGKFAPHLENCMGKGRKSRPKTRSSTALQNQNRYSKGEECPDGTTEDS from the exons ATGGAGAAGTCTCGATCCA GTCGTAAGGAGTTCGGGAGCTTTCGATTCTTGCCATCTGCACTCATGTCAGCGCCAAACGAGGATAACTTGTCTTCTCATTCTCAG CTATCATCTcaattttttgagaattttcttgattctatgatTGCTGATGTTGCATCTGAGTGTCACCGGATGGCAAAGTTGGGCCTGGATCGAAATTTGGAGGAAGGGGAAGATGAGTTGAGATCGTCAGTACTAGCCCGAGCTCAGGTTGCTGATCCTAGTAACAGTGGTAAAACGAATAATGGCAAGGATGTGCATGACATATTTGGAAATGATAATTCTGCTGCAGGCAATGAAATATTCAAGTGCATGAAATGTGGAAAACCAACTGCGGTTGGAAAGTTTGCTCCCCATCTGGAGAACTGTATGGGAAAG GGTAGAAAGTCTCGTCCCAAGACAAGGAGTAGCACTGCTCTACAGAATCAGAATCGGTACTCAAAAG GTGAGGAGTGCCCTGATGGCACAACTGAAGATTCTTGA
- the LOC120016207 gene encoding probable N-acetyltransferase HLS1-like: protein MLHVHRYIYIQKKILIIMVYMEAIVRSYDDQIDRARVEDLERRCEVGPAERVFQLYTDTLGDPICRIRNSPMYKMLVAEMDKELVGLIQGSVKIVRVYNKKAKVGYVLGLRVVPIHRRKGIGLRLVKKLEEWFISSDVEYAYMATENDNEASVNLFVNKLGYVKFRTPSILVNPVNNTRPIHVSSSNIEIVKLKVEDAELMYRRFMASTDFFPDDIGNILRNKLSLGTWVAYDNQKGQSSWSEELKPKSWAMVSVWNSGELFKLRLGKAPLSCLIYTKSSRLIDKFFPWFKVIPSIPDFFNPFGFYFIYGVHREGPVSGKLVKALCQFVHNMAMETRDCKVIVTEVGGNDSLRFHIPHWKLLSCPEDLWCIKALKNEDHTTTVHELTKTQATTKALFVDPREV from the exons atgctGCATGttcatagatatatatacatacagaaaaaaatattaataattatggtTTATATGGAGGCTATTGTACGAAGCTATGATGATCAAATCGATAGAGCTCGAGTAGAAGATCTTGAGAGAAGATGTGAAGTAGGGCCAGCAGAGAGAGTTTTCCAGCTCTACACAGATACTTTGGGTGACCCCATCTGCAGAATCCGAAACAGTCCCATGTACAAGATGCTG GTTGCAGAGATGGACAAGGAACTAGTTGGTTTAATTCAAGGCTCAGTAAAGATTGTGAGAGTGTATAACAAGAAAGCCAAAGTGGGTTATGTATTGGGCTTAAGGGTTGTGCCGATTCATAGAAGGAAAGGGATTGGGTTGAGACTTGTGAAGAAGCTTGAAGAGTGGTTTATCTCAAGCGATGTGGAATATGCATACATGGCAACAGAGAATGACAATGAAGCCTCAGTTAATCTATTTGTGAACAAGCTTGGGTATGTAAAGTTCAGAACTCCATCAATCCTGGTAAACCCAGTTAACAATACTCGTCCAATACATGTTTCATCAAGCAATATCGAGATTGTGAAGCTGAAAGTTGAAGATGCAGAGCTTATGTACAGAAGATTTATGGCTTCAACAGACTTCTTTCCTGATGACATAGGCAATATTTTGAGGAACAAGCTTAGTTTGGGTACCTGGGTTGCTTATGATAATCAAAAAGGACAATCATCATGGTCTGAAGAATTGAAACCCAAGAGCTGGGCAATGGTTAGTGTATGGAACAGTGGTGAGCTATTCAAGTTAAGGCTAGGGAAGGCACCATTGTCATGTTTGATATACACAAAGAGTTCAAGATTGATTGACAAGTTCTTTCCTTGGTTTAAGGTTATTCCTTCAATACCAGATTTCTTTAACCCATTTGGGTTTTACTTCATCTATGGAGTGCACAGAGAGGGCCCAGTGTCAGGGAAGCTTGTGAAGGCTTTATGCCAATTTGTCCACAACATGGCTATGGAGACTAGGGATTGTAAGGTGATTGTTACTGAAGTTGGAGGAAACGACAGTCTGAGATTTCACATCCCACACTGGAAACTACTATCTTGTCCTGAAGACTTGTGGTGCATAAAGGCCTTGAAAAATGAAGATCATACCACTACCGTACATGAATTAACAAAGACCCAAGCAACGACcaaagctctttttgtagaccCAAGAGAGGTATGA
- the LOC120015924 gene encoding SAGA-associated factor 11-like isoform X2, producing the protein MSAPNEDNLSSHSQLSSQFFENFLDSMIADVASECHRMAKLGLDRNLEEGEDELRSSVLARAQVADPSNSGKTNNGKDVHDIFGNDNSAAGNEIFKCMKCGKPTAVGKFAPHLENCMGKGRKSRPKTRSSTALQNQNRYSKGEECPDGTTEDS; encoded by the exons ATGTCAGCGCCAAACGAGGATAACTTGTCTTCTCATTCTCAG CTATCATCTcaattttttgagaattttcttgattctatgatTGCTGATGTTGCATCTGAGTGTCACCGGATGGCAAAGTTGGGCCTGGATCGAAATTTGGAGGAAGGGGAAGATGAGTTGAGATCGTCAGTACTAGCCCGAGCTCAGGTTGCTGATCCTAGTAACAGTGGTAAAACGAATAATGGCAAGGATGTGCATGACATATTTGGAAATGATAATTCTGCTGCAGGCAATGAAATATTCAAGTGCATGAAATGTGGAAAACCAACTGCGGTTGGAAAGTTTGCTCCCCATCTGGAGAACTGTATGGGAAAG GGTAGAAAGTCTCGTCCCAAGACAAGGAGTAGCACTGCTCTACAGAATCAGAATCGGTACTCAAAAG GTGAGGAGTGCCCTGATGGCACAACTGAAGATTCTTGA
- the LOC120007395 gene encoding RING-H2 finger protein ATL63-like, which yields MSSELSHLINGISAYDTNIMLAALISLLLVILFVLLLHIYTKWFLSQARQRRLQSSSVTVSHVLHPSRFHMLHTHHLDDTTATNSPSKGLDASVIASIPLFVYKSNDVKLEYCVICLSAFEEEEIGRELPKCGHGFHVQCIDMWLHSHTNCPICRASVVVNDETEESNTETVLVDVSSIDSVTIENVMENNDDSSSSSSSSTTSSMSSLGNSLKRMLSRNSSEHKVCPTSNQSELEA from the coding sequence ATGTCGAGTGAATTGAGTCATCTCATCAATGGCATATCGGCATACGACACCAACATTATGCTCGCCGCCCTCATCTCCCTCCTTCTAGTGATCCTCTTCGTCTTGCTCCTCCACATATACACCAAATGGTTCTTGTCTCAAGCCCGCCAGAGACGCCTGCAGTCTAGCTCCGTCACCGTCTCTCACGTCCTCCACCCTTCTAGGTTCCACATGCTCCACACACACCACCTCGACGACACCACCGCCACCAATTCACCCTCCAAAGGTCTCGACGCTTCTGTAATCGCTTCAATTCCGTTGTTTGTGTATAAATCAAACGACGTAAAGTTAGAATACTGTGTGATTTGTTTGAGTGCGTTTGAAGAAGAGGAAATCGGAAGGGAGTTGCCAAAGTGTGGACACGGGTTTCACGTACAGTGCATTGATATGTGGCTGCATTCGCACACCAACTGTCCCATTTGCAGAGCTTCTGTGGTGGTCAACGATGAGACTGAAGAGTCGAACACTGAAACTGTACTTGTTGATGTTAGTTCCATTGATTCTGTGACGATTGAGAATGTGATGGAGAACAACGACgactcttcttcatcatcatcttcttcaacaaCTTCTTCTATGTCGTCTCTGGGGAATTCACTCAAGAGAATGTTGAGTCGGAACAGTTCAGAACACAAAGTGTGTCCGACGTCGAATCAAAGTGAACTCGAAGCTTGA
- the LOC119981461 gene encoding zinc transporter 6, chloroplastic-like, with amino-acid sequence MASCVTDTARALACRDGPAATNLKYISLLIIFFTSIFGIASPVVLARYFHGKPVYDKAILIIKCFAAGVILSTSLVHVLPDAYDALSDCHVASHHPWKDFPFAGLVTLIGALLALLVDITATAHVEDSHRSPCEYKPIGTPEELEVKRAGELSRLEKGEELVRLKQRLVSQVLEIGIIFHSIIIGVTMGMSQNVCTIRPLVAALSFHQIFEGMGLGGCIAQAGFSVGTVAYMCFMFSVTTPVGIVLGMIVYSLTGYDDSNPNALIMEGLLGSLSSGILIYMGLVDLIAVDFFHNKLMKSTPRMKKASFVALVLGSTSMSILALWA; translated from the exons ATGGCTAGCTGCGTTACCGACACGGCTCGAGCCCTGGCCTGCCGAGACGGACCTGCAGCAACCAACCTGAAGTATATCTCCCTCCTTATAATCTTTTTCACAAGCATCTTCGGCATCGCCTCTCCGGTGGTCCTCGCTCGCTACTTCCATGGAAAACCAGTATACGATAAGGCAATCCTAATAATCAAGTGCTTCGCGGCGGGCGTGATACTCTCCACTTCCCTCGTTCACGTTCTCCCGGACGCCTACGACGCCTTGTCCGACTGCCACGTGGCATCACATCATCCTTGGAAGGACTTTCCGTTTGCCGGACTAGTAACTCTAATCGGTGCTCTGCTCGCTTTACTAGTGGACATAACGGCGACCGCACACGTGGAGGATAGTCATAGGTCACCGTGCGAGTATAAGCCGATTGGGACGCCGGAGGAATTAGAGGTAAAAAGAGCCGGGGAATTGTCAAGGTTGGAGAAGGGGGAGGAACTGGTGAGGCTAAAGCAACGGCTGGTTTCACAGGTTTTGGAAATTGGAATAATTTTTCACTCGATAATAATTGGGGTCACGATGGGTATGTCACAGAATGTGTGCACCATTAGACCTCTGGTTGCTGCGCTGTCGTTTCACCAGATCTTTGAAGGAATGGGCCTTGGGGGTTGCATTGCTCAG GCAGGATTTAGCGTTGGGACAGTAGCATACATGTGCTTCATGTTTTCAGTGACGACACCAGTGGGGATAGTGCTAGGGATGATTGTATATTCATTGACAGGTTATGATGACAGTAACCCTAATGCCTTGATCATGGAAGGACTGTTGGGGTCTCTCTCTTCTGGTATACTAATATACATGGgtcttgttgatttgattgCTGTCGATTTTTTCCATAACAAGTTGATGAAGTCTACTCCAAGAATGAAGAAGGCATCTTTTGTTGCCCTTGTTCTTGGCTCTACATCTATGTCCATCCTTGCCCTCTGGGCTTGA
- the LOC120015910 gene encoding BAG family molecular chaperone regulator 4-like isoform X1: protein MKKSTSKGGLKTGSNNNNIRREIEWELRPGGMLVQKRDDGEVSSGLMIKIKVSHGSYHHEITVPAQSTFGDLKRVLASETGLEPKEQRLLFQGKEKEDDEWLHMVGVMDMSKVMLFEDPASKERKLEEMKRNQGMLNAYESVARVRAEVDKLSKKVVALETTVRGGKKAADKEFIVLTELLMRQLLNLDAIEADGEARVHRRIEVRRVQSFVDTLDNMKARNCNPFGNASSVSVTTKWETFETGFGSPSAAVPQVSSTKTTQDWELFDSPSFHPIDGSVNIQKESL, encoded by the exons ATGAAAAAATCTACTTCAAAAGGTGGATTGAAAACTGGGtctaacaacaacaacatcagGAGGGAGATAGAGTGGGAGCTGAGGCCTGGTGGCATGCTTGTCCAAAAGAGAGATGATGGGGAAGTCTCTTCAGGGCTTATGATCAAGATCAAGGTCTCCCATGGCTCCTATCACCATGAAATCACTGTCCCTGCTCAATCCACTTTTG GGGATTTGAAGAGGGTTCTTGCTTCTGAGACTGGTCTGGAGCCCAAGGAGCAAAGGTTGTTGTTCCAAGGCAAGGAGAAGGAAGATGATGAATGGTTGCACATGGTAGGTGTAATGGACATGTCCAAGGTTATGCTTTTCGAGGATCCAGCTAGCAAAGAGAGGAAACTTGAGGAGATGAAGAGAAATCAAGGCATGTTAAATGCCTATGAATCAGTTGCCAGAGTTAGAGCAGAAGTTGATAAGCTCTCCAAGAAG GTTGTTGCCTTGGAAACAACTGTTCGTGGTGGAAAGAAGGCTGCGGACAAGGAATTCATTGTCTTGACAGAGTTGCTTATGAGACAATTACTTAACTTAGATGCAATTGAAGCTGATGGAGAAGCAAGAGTTCATAGGCGGATTGAG GTTCGTCGAGTTCAGAGCTTCGTCGACACACTTGACAATATGAAGGCAAGAAACTGCAACCCTTTCGGCAACGCTAGCTCAGTGTCAGTGACTACTAAATGGGAGACTTTTGAGACAGGATTTGGAAGCCCCAGTGCTGCAGTCCCACAAGTATCTTCAACAAAAACTACTCAGGATTGGGAATTGTTTGATTCACCATCTTTCCACCCAATTGATGGGTCTGTAAATATTCAAAAAGAGAGTCTATGA